In one Nocardioides sp. NBC_00368 genomic region, the following are encoded:
- the truB gene encoding tRNA pseudouridine(55) synthase TruB yields MTSAVPGLVIVDKPAGVTSHDVVARVRRLAGTRKVGHAGTLDPMATGVLVLGVERATRLLGHLMLTEKSYDATVRLGVSTTTDDAEGEVTGTRSAAGLDEERVRSAFAAQVGDILQVPTTVSAIKVDGKRAYQRVRDGEQVELKARPVTVHELTVGELRHGGDVVDVDISVRCSSGTYIRAIARDVGEALGVGGHLTMLRRTAVGPYGLDVAKTLDELAEDFAALPLAEAARAAFTSYDLSEEQAQDVRYGRKLGLALDGITAVFAPDGEFLALYEPVSATTAKASAVFVG; encoded by the coding sequence GTGACCTCTGCCGTCCCCGGGCTCGTCATCGTCGACAAGCCCGCCGGCGTCACCTCCCACGACGTCGTCGCGCGCGTACGCCGGCTGGCCGGCACCCGCAAGGTCGGGCATGCTGGCACGCTGGACCCGATGGCCACCGGCGTACTCGTCCTGGGGGTGGAGCGGGCGACCCGTCTTCTCGGTCACCTGATGCTGACCGAGAAGTCCTACGACGCGACCGTGCGGCTCGGGGTCTCCACCACCACTGACGACGCCGAGGGCGAGGTGACCGGGACCAGGTCGGCGGCCGGCCTCGACGAGGAGCGCGTACGCAGCGCCTTCGCCGCCCAGGTCGGCGACATCCTCCAGGTGCCGACCACCGTCTCGGCGATCAAGGTCGACGGCAAGCGGGCCTACCAACGCGTACGCGACGGCGAGCAGGTCGAGCTGAAGGCCCGGCCGGTCACCGTGCACGAGCTCACCGTCGGTGAGCTCCGGCACGGGGGCGACGTGGTCGACGTCGACATCTCGGTGCGCTGCTCCTCGGGCACCTACATCCGCGCGATCGCCCGCGACGTCGGGGAGGCGCTCGGGGTCGGCGGACACCTGACGATGCTGCGCCGCACCGCGGTCGGGCCCTACGGACTCGACGTCGCGAAGACGCTCGACGAGCTCGCCGAGGACTTCGCCGCGCTGCCGCTGGCCGAGGCCGCCCGCGCCGCGTTCACCTCCTACGACCTCTCCGAGGAGCAGGCCCAGGACGTCCGCTACGGACGCAAGCTCGGGCTCGCGCTCGACGGGATCACCGCCGTCTTCGCCCCGGACGGGGAGTTCCTGGCGCTCTACGAACCGGTCAGCGCGACGACGGCGAAGGCGAGCGCGGTCTTCGTCGGGTGA
- the rbfA gene encoding 30S ribosome-binding factor RbfA — protein MNMSSPRVRRIADRIKVIVAQMLERRIKDPRIGFVTVTDVRVTGDSQQATIFYTVLGADSEAELAGTAAALESAKGLIRSEVAKQLGTRTAPTLEFIHDALPETARHLDDVLARAKAQDDAVAASRGATYAGEADPYKKPREVEDEWDEDDEDDDE, from the coding sequence GTGAACATGAGTAGCCCACGGGTTCGCCGGATCGCTGACCGGATCAAGGTCATCGTGGCGCAGATGCTGGAGCGGCGGATCAAGGATCCGCGGATCGGGTTCGTCACCGTCACCGACGTGCGGGTGACCGGCGACAGCCAGCAGGCGACGATCTTCTACACGGTGCTCGGCGCCGACTCCGAGGCCGAGCTGGCCGGCACGGCCGCGGCGCTGGAGTCGGCCAAGGGGCTGATCCGTTCCGAGGTCGCCAAGCAGCTCGGCACCCGCACCGCCCCGACGCTGGAGTTCATCCACGACGCGCTGCCGGAGACGGCCCGTCACCTCGACGACGTGCTCGCCCGCGCCAAGGCGCAGGACGACGCGGTCGCCGCTTCGCGTGGGGCGACCTACGCGGGCGAGGCCGACCCCTACAAGAAGCCTCGCGAGGTCGAGGACGAGTGGGACGAGGACGACGAGGACGACGACGAGTGA
- the infB gene encoding translation initiation factor IF-2, whose protein sequence is MAKTRVHELAKEFGVESKFVLEKFKEMGEFVKSASSTVELPAEMRFRKEIGPGLKAGGKGGSASTDEKPAPKPGPKPAAPKPAAPKKAADTAPEKPAEAPAASKPAAPKPGPKPPAKKAEAAPVAPAASASAPAAAKPSPKPGAPKPGAPKPGARPQAPAARGGAGGTGGAGAGRPGPRPVGKPGAPRPGNNPFSSNQGMGRPRPGGQGGGQGGGQGGAPAGGDQRPPRPAAAREGGQAGGGRPGMPRPNPAMMPKSPAAFGARPGGGPGGRAGAPGRPGGGGRPGAGGRPGGGGGAGRPGGGGFGGGPGGGRPGAGRPGGRGTTQGAFGRPGGPSRRGRKSKRARRQEFEAMEAPTIGGIRVRKGNGETVRLARGASLTDFAEKINVDPAQLVQMLFGLGEMVTATESVNDETLELLGEELNYVVQVVSPEDEDRELLESFDIELGDEGDESDWTVRPPVVTVMGHVDHGKTKLLDAIRDANVIEGEAGGITQHIGAYQVSTEVDGDERKITFIDTPGHEAFTAMRARGSQSSDLAILVVAADDGVMPQTIEALNHAKAAGVPIVVAINKIDKPEADPTKVRGQLTEYGLIPEEYGGDTMFVEISAKSRINIDGLLEAVVLTADASLDLQANASQDAQGIVIEAHLDRGRGPVATILVQRGTLRVGESIVAGPAHGRVRAMIDEYGHEITEATPSRPAMVLGLSAVPGAGQSFLVVEDDRMARQIAEKREARERAAQQAKRRVRRTLEDFMASMEKGESQELNLILKGDVSGSVEALEDALAKIDVGGDEVSIRVIDRGVGAITETNVDLAAASDAIIIGFNVRPQGKATEMADREGVEIRYYSVIYQAIEEIEAALKGMLKPEYEEKVLGKAEIRAIFRSSKAGNIAGCMVTEGLIRRNAKVRVLRDGAVAADNLDLASLRREKDDASEVREGFECGLVLKNFQDIKEGDIIEAFEMVEIPRG, encoded by the coding sequence GTGGCTAAGACCCGAGTCCACGAACTCGCCAAAGAGTTCGGAGTCGAGAGCAAGTTCGTTCTCGAGAAGTTCAAGGAGATGGGTGAGTTCGTCAAGTCGGCGAGCTCGACCGTCGAGCTGCCTGCGGAGATGCGTTTCCGCAAGGAGATCGGCCCCGGCCTGAAGGCCGGCGGCAAGGGTGGTTCTGCGTCCACCGACGAGAAGCCCGCCCCCAAGCCCGGCCCCAAGCCGGCTGCGCCCAAGCCTGCAGCCCCCAAGAAGGCTGCCGACACGGCGCCCGAGAAGCCTGCCGAGGCGCCTGCGGCGTCCAAGCCGGCCGCGCCGAAGCCCGGCCCGAAGCCCCCGGCCAAGAAGGCCGAGGCTGCGCCGGTCGCCCCCGCGGCGTCGGCATCGGCTCCGGCCGCGGCCAAGCCCAGCCCGAAGCCGGGTGCGCCCAAGCCCGGTGCCCCGAAGCCCGGCGCTCGTCCGCAGGCCCCCGCGGCCCGCGGTGGCGCGGGTGGTACCGGTGGCGCCGGTGCCGGTCGTCCCGGACCGCGTCCGGTCGGCAAGCCCGGCGCTCCGCGCCCGGGCAACAACCCGTTCTCCTCCAACCAGGGCATGGGGCGTCCGCGTCCCGGCGGCCAGGGTGGGGGCCAGGGCGGCGGCCAGGGCGGTGCCCCGGCCGGTGGCGACCAGCGTCCGCCGCGTCCCGCGGCTGCCCGTGAGGGTGGCCAGGCCGGCGGCGGCCGTCCCGGCATGCCGCGTCCCAACCCGGCGATGATGCCGAAGTCCCCGGCTGCGTTCGGTGCCCGTCCCGGTGGCGGCCCCGGTGGTCGTGCCGGTGCCCCGGGTCGTCCCGGTGGCGGCGGTCGTCCGGGCGCCGGTGGGCGTCCCGGTGGCGGCGGCGGTGCCGGTCGTCCCGGTGGCGGCGGCTTCGGCGGCGGTCCCGGTGGCGGTCGCCCCGGTGCCGGTCGTCCCGGCGGTCGCGGAACGACCCAGGGTGCCTTCGGTCGCCCGGGTGGTCCCTCGCGTCGCGGCCGGAAGTCGAAGCGGGCGCGTCGCCAGGAGTTCGAGGCCATGGAGGCCCCGACGATCGGTGGCATCCGCGTACGCAAGGGCAACGGTGAGACCGTTCGCCTGGCTCGCGGCGCGAGCCTGACCGACTTCGCCGAGAAGATCAACGTCGACCCGGCCCAGCTGGTGCAGATGCTGTTCGGCCTCGGTGAGATGGTCACCGCGACCGAGTCCGTCAACGACGAGACCCTCGAGCTGCTCGGTGAGGAGCTCAACTACGTCGTCCAGGTCGTCTCCCCCGAGGACGAGGACCGCGAGCTGCTGGAGTCCTTCGACATCGAGCTCGGCGACGAGGGCGACGAGTCCGACTGGACGGTCCGACCGCCGGTCGTCACCGTCATGGGTCACGTCGACCACGGTAAGACCAAGCTGCTCGACGCCATCCGTGACGCCAACGTCATCGAGGGCGAGGCCGGTGGCATCACCCAGCACATCGGTGCCTACCAGGTCTCGACCGAGGTGGACGGCGACGAGCGCAAGATCACCTTCATCGACACCCCGGGTCACGAGGCGTTCACCGCCATGCGTGCCCGTGGTTCGCAGTCCTCGGACCTCGCGATCCTCGTGGTCGCGGCCGATGACGGTGTGATGCCGCAGACCATCGAGGCGCTCAACCACGCCAAGGCGGCCGGCGTCCCGATCGTGGTCGCGATCAACAAGATCGACAAGCCGGAGGCGGACCCGACCAAGGTCCGTGGCCAGCTGACCGAGTACGGCCTCATCCCCGAGGAGTACGGCGGCGACACCATGTTCGTCGAGATCTCGGCGAAGTCGCGGATCAACATCGATGGCCTTCTCGAGGCCGTCGTGCTGACCGCCGACGCCTCGCTCGACCTGCAGGCCAACGCCAGCCAGGACGCGCAGGGCATCGTGATCGAGGCTCACCTCGACCGCGGTCGCGGCCCGGTCGCGACCATCCTGGTCCAGCGCGGCACGCTGCGTGTGGGTGAGTCCATCGTCGCCGGTCCGGCCCACGGCCGTGTCCGCGCGATGATCGACGAGTACGGCCACGAGATCACCGAGGCGACCCCGTCGCGTCCGGCGATGGTCCTGGGTCTCTCGGCGGTGCCGGGTGCGGGTCAGAGCTTCCTGGTCGTCGAGGACGACCGGATGGCTCGCCAGATCGCCGAGAAGCGCGAGGCACGCGAGCGTGCCGCGCAGCAGGCCAAGCGCCGCGTACGCCGCACGCTGGAGGACTTCATGGCCTCCATGGAGAAGGGCGAGAGCCAGGAGCTCAACCTCATCCTCAAGGGCGACGTGTCCGGTTCGGTCGAGGCGCTCGAGGACGCACTGGCCAAGATCGACGTGGGTGGCGACGAGGTCTCCATCCGGGTCATCGACCGCGGTGTCGGTGCGATCACCGAGACCAACGTCGACCTGGCTGCTGCCTCCGACGCGATCATCATCGGCTTCAACGTCCGCCCGCAGGGCAAGGCGACCGAGATGGCCGACCGCGAGGGTGTCGAGATCCGCTACTACTCGGTCATCTACCAGGCGATCGAGGAGATCGAGGCGGCCCTCAAGGGCATGCTCAAGCCGGAGTACGAGGAGAAGGTCCTCGGCAAGGCGGAGATCCGTGCGATCTTCCGCTCGTCGAAGGCCGGAAACATCGCCGGTTGTATGGTCACCGAGGGCCTCATCCGCCGCAACGCCAAGGTGCGCGTGCTGCGCGACGGCGCCGTGGCGGCCGACAACCTCGACCTCGCCTCGCTGCGCCGTGAGAAGGACGACGCCTCCGAGGTCCGCGAGGGCTTCGAGTGCGGTCTGGTCCTGAAGAACTTCCAGGACATCAAGGAAGGCGACATCATCGAAGCCTTCGAGATGGTGGAGATTCCCCGGGGCTGA
- a CDS encoding YlxR family protein has protein sequence MARLEETTQHGPVRTCVGCRKRAAKRELLRVTAGSDRNGQPAVVPDPTATAPGRGAHLHPTRECYELAVRRKAFTRALFPKGKGAEGGLSSAPVEDYLDTRQTSTTVADGQLTRNWSKSS, from the coding sequence GTGGCACGCCTCGAAGAAACTACGCAGCACGGACCTGTCCGTACGTGCGTGGGTTGCCGGAAGCGGGCCGCCAAGCGCGAGTTGTTGCGGGTGACCGCCGGCTCGGACCGCAACGGCCAGCCGGCCGTGGTGCCCGATCCGACAGCCACCGCACCCGGGCGAGGGGCGCATCTGCACCCCACGCGTGAGTGCTACGAACTCGCGGTGCGCCGGAAGGCGTTCACCCGGGCCCTGTTCCCGAAAGGTAAGGGGGCCGAGGGCGGGCTTTCCAGCGCACCGGTGGAGGACTACCTCGACACGCGCCAGACATCCACGACCGTCGCCGACGGTCAACTGACCAGGAATTGGAGCAAAAGCTCATGA
- a CDS encoding alpha/beta fold hydrolase, whose product MSSVRETTLTGPEGVLLEPEGAGTGVLVLSGSSGRIETDRCRMLASHGVAAASIRYFRGPGQPGEARLVPLETFDDVLTDLHSRYERLVVLGTSWGAQAALLLGTLHPEIDAVVAISPTYVSWAGLSDERPQRSSWTLRGEQVPFVPFDDEAIEDAVKEADGELPSFCEVYLSALEKYADRVPAATIPVERIAGEVVLVAGGDDALWPSVLFAEAVRRRRTAHDLETIVVTHPEAGHRVVLPGEPVLPPSQRLAWVGSERADRELGLLAWPEIAAVL is encoded by the coding sequence ATGTCCAGCGTGCGTGAGACCACTCTGACCGGCCCCGAGGGCGTCCTGCTGGAGCCGGAGGGGGCCGGCACCGGCGTACTCGTCCTCTCGGGGTCCTCAGGACGGATCGAGACCGACCGGTGCCGGATGCTCGCCTCCCACGGGGTCGCCGCGGCGTCGATCCGCTACTTCCGTGGCCCCGGCCAGCCGGGAGAGGCCCGGCTGGTGCCGCTGGAGACGTTCGACGACGTCCTCACCGACCTCCACTCCCGCTACGAGCGGCTGGTGGTGCTCGGGACCTCCTGGGGTGCCCAGGCCGCGCTGCTGCTCGGCACGCTGCACCCCGAGATCGACGCCGTCGTCGCGATCTCCCCGACGTACGTCTCCTGGGCCGGTCTCAGCGACGAGCGGCCCCAGCGGTCCTCGTGGACGCTGCGTGGCGAGCAGGTGCCGTTCGTGCCCTTCGACGACGAGGCGATCGAGGATGCGGTCAAGGAGGCGGATGGGGAGCTCCCGTCGTTCTGCGAGGTCTACCTCTCCGCCCTGGAGAAGTACGCCGACCGTGTCCCCGCCGCGACCATCCCGGTCGAGCGCATCGCCGGTGAGGTCGTCCTGGTCGCCGGGGGAGACGACGCGCTGTGGCCCTCGGTGCTCTTCGCCGAGGCGGTCCGGCGGCGACGTACGGCCCACGACCTGGAGACGATCGTGGTCACCCATCCAGAGGCGGGTCACCGGGTCGTGCTGCCGGGGGAGCCGGTGCTTCCGCCGAGCCAGAGGCTCGCCTGGGTCGGGTCGGAGCGGGCCGACCGCGAGCTCGGTCTGCTGGCCTGGCCGGAGATCGCCGCGGTCCTCTGA
- the nusA gene encoding transcription termination factor NusA — translation MDIDMSILRMLEREREISLDVLVEAIEQGLLTAYHKTEGAQTKARVDLDRKTGHVRVLASEVDDQGNVIGEYDDTPEGFGRIAATTAKQIVLQRLRDAEDDVKFGEFSGKEGDILSGVIQQGRNPDDVLVDLGRLEGVIPLSERVPGEDYGHGTRIKALVVSVRKGMRGPQITLSRSHPNLVKKLFSFEVPEIADGTVEIAAIAREAGHRTKIAVKSTVPGVNAKGACIGPMGQRVRQVMSELQGEKIDIVDWSEDPKVLVASALSPARVSSVEIIDEVTKSARVVVPDYQLSLAIGKEGQNARLAARLTGWRIDIRSDEETPVA, via the coding sequence ATGGACATCGATATGAGCATCCTGCGGATGCTGGAGCGGGAGCGTGAGATCTCGCTCGATGTGCTCGTCGAGGCGATCGAGCAGGGGCTGCTGACGGCCTACCACAAGACCGAGGGCGCCCAGACCAAGGCGCGGGTCGACCTGGACCGCAAGACCGGTCACGTCCGCGTGCTGGCCTCCGAGGTCGATGACCAGGGCAACGTCATCGGGGAGTACGACGACACGCCCGAGGGCTTCGGCCGGATCGCGGCCACCACGGCCAAGCAGATCGTGCTGCAGCGGCTGCGCGACGCCGAGGACGACGTGAAGTTCGGTGAGTTCTCCGGCAAGGAGGGCGACATCCTCTCCGGCGTCATCCAGCAGGGCCGCAACCCCGACGACGTGCTCGTCGACCTGGGCCGGCTCGAGGGTGTCATCCCGCTCTCCGAGCGTGTGCCGGGCGAGGACTACGGCCACGGCACCCGGATCAAGGCCCTGGTCGTGAGCGTGCGGAAGGGCATGCGCGGCCCGCAGATCACGCTCTCGCGCTCCCACCCCAACCTCGTGAAGAAGCTCTTCTCCTTCGAGGTGCCCGAGATCGCCGACGGCACCGTGGAGATCGCCGCGATCGCTCGCGAGGCGGGCCACCGCACCAAGATCGCGGTCAAGTCGACCGTCCCCGGCGTCAACGCCAAGGGTGCCTGCATCGGTCCCATGGGCCAGCGGGTCCGCCAGGTCATGTCCGAGCTGCAGGGCGAGAAGATCGACATCGTCGACTGGTCCGAGGACCCGAAGGTGCTCGTCGCCTCCGCTCTGTCGCCCGCCCGCGTCTCCTCGGTCGAGATCATCGACGAGGTGACCAAGTCGGCCCGCGTCGTCGTGCCCGACTACCAGCTCTCGCTGGCGATCGGCAAGGAGGGCCAGAACGCCCGCCTCGCCGCGCGCTTGACCGGCTGGCGCATCGACATCCGCTCCGACGAGGAGACCCCGGTCGCCTGA
- the rimP gene encoding ribosome maturation factor RimP, which yields MSAERKDAIASAIEKALADPLLALGLDIEAVEITPAGKRRILRIAVDKDGGITHEEVTEATREVNRVLDESDVMGEQPYTLEVTSPGVDRPLTLPRHWRRNKGRLVKVTAIDGSAFTGRVKESDEERVSLEVSGKRREVAYADVKKALVQIEFKRIDEGE from the coding sequence TTGAGTGCTGAGCGGAAGGACGCGATCGCGAGTGCCATCGAGAAGGCCCTCGCCGACCCGCTTCTGGCCCTGGGTCTCGACATCGAGGCCGTGGAGATCACGCCGGCCGGCAAGCGCCGGATCCTGCGGATCGCCGTCGACAAGGATGGCGGGATCACCCATGAGGAGGTCACCGAGGCGACCCGTGAGGTCAACCGGGTCCTCGACGAGTCCGACGTCATGGGCGAGCAGCCCTACACCCTCGAGGTGACCTCTCCCGGTGTCGACCGGCCGCTGACCCTGCCGCGCCACTGGCGCCGCAACAAGGGTCGCCTGGTCAAGGTCACCGCCATCGACGGCTCCGCGTTCACCGGACGCGTCAAGGAGTCCGACGAGGAGCGGGTGAGCCTCGAGGTGAGCGGGAAGCGCCGTGAGGTGGCGTACGCGGACGTGAAGAAGGCGCTTGTGCAGATCGAGTTCAAGCGGATCGACGAGGGGGAGTAG
- a CDS encoding DUF4439 domain-containing protein, with product MTTADTASTEAVQAALAVEHAAIYVLGALGGLTSASSAPDLARALTDAYDDHVNAREALAARVVAAGIEPVAPSAVYDLPGRIGTEARIGAAALRLEKDTTATYLSLVPKATGTDRNLLIQLLCRAAARQLDLGAEPAAFPGT from the coding sequence ATGACGACCGCCGACACCGCCTCGACCGAGGCCGTCCAGGCGGCGCTCGCGGTCGAGCACGCCGCGATCTACGTCCTCGGTGCGCTCGGCGGGCTCACCTCCGCCTCCTCCGCACCGGACCTGGCGCGAGCGCTGACCGACGCCTACGACGACCACGTGAACGCCCGGGAGGCGCTGGCCGCGCGCGTGGTGGCCGCCGGGATCGAACCGGTCGCACCCTCGGCCGTCTACGACCTGCCCGGCCGGATCGGCACGGAGGCCCGCATCGGCGCTGCGGCCCTGCGCCTGGAGAAGGACACCACCGCGACCTATCTGTCGCTGGTACCGAAGGCGACCGGCACCGACCGGAACCTGCTCATCCAGCTGCTGTGCCGGGCGGCCGCGCGCCAGCTCGACCTCGGTGCCGAGCCGGCCGCGTTCCCGGGGACCTGA
- a CDS encoding HAD family hydrolase: MAIDAVIFDWGGTLTKWHDIDFHAESLALAQAVSGACDDDHPVNATRLHQAGETIWARSRDHQQSSAIGDLFDEAGLEHDPELLDAYYEFWEPHTLTDPEVEPLWEALRADGVRVGVLSNTIWPRAWHRGFFERDGVLDLLDGDVYTSEVPWTKPAEEAFHAAMDAVKVSDPSRCVYVGDRLFDDVYGAQKAGLRAIHIPHSNIPSSQVGHSEGLPDAVAERLSDIHHIVRSWE, encoded by the coding sequence ATGGCGATCGACGCGGTGATCTTCGACTGGGGCGGCACGCTGACGAAGTGGCACGACATCGACTTCCACGCCGAGTCGCTGGCGCTCGCTCAGGCGGTGAGCGGTGCCTGCGACGACGATCACCCGGTCAATGCGACCAGGCTCCACCAGGCCGGCGAGACGATCTGGGCCCGGAGCCGCGACCATCAGCAGAGCTCGGCGATCGGCGACCTCTTCGACGAGGCCGGTCTCGAGCACGACCCGGAGCTGCTCGACGCCTACTACGAGTTCTGGGAGCCGCACACGCTGACCGACCCCGAGGTCGAGCCGCTGTGGGAGGCGCTCCGCGCCGACGGCGTACGTGTCGGGGTGCTGTCCAACACGATCTGGCCGCGCGCGTGGCACCGAGGGTTCTTCGAGCGCGACGGGGTGCTCGACCTGCTCGACGGTGACGTCTACACCTCCGAGGTCCCCTGGACGAAGCCGGCCGAGGAGGCGTTCCACGCGGCGATGGACGCGGTGAAGGTCTCGGATCCATCTCGATGCGTCTACGTGGGGGACAGGCTCTTCGATGATGTGTACGGTGCTCAGAAGGCTGGTCTGCGGGCGATCCACATCCCGCACAGCAACATCCCGAGCAGCCAGGTGGGCCACAGCGAGGGCCTCCCGGACGCCGTCGCCGAGCGATTGAGCGACATACACCACATCGTCCGCTCCTGGGAATGA
- a CDS encoding acetyl-CoA hydrolase/transferase family protein — protein sequence MTGDRILDRRLAWRVASAAEAAEQIMPGETVGFSGFTGAGHPKAVPEALAQRMLSAHERGEEFRVQAWTGASTAPGLDGVLAGVHGVSKRLPYNGDPLLRKQINAGEVEYVDVHLSHVAQHSWFGFYGDLDVAVVEVAAILPNGLLVPTSSVGNNKTWLENADKVILEVNSWQPRGFEGFHDIYYGTRLPPQRAPIQLTTPMQRIGDPYLRVDPEKVVAVVETDQPDRNSPLRPIDDDSRAMADLLVDFLRHEVRNDRLHQSLLPLQAGVGNVANAVLAGLQDAEFEHLTAYTETIQDGLLDLLDAGKLIGVSSTSFGLSEAGAQRFNDDIHHYKGRILLRPQEISNHPEIIRRLGLIAVNGMVEADIYGNVNSTHVAGSSIVNGIGGSGDFARNAYLNFFVSPSTAKNGAISSIVPFVSHVDHTEHDVQVVITEQGLADLRGLSPRARARKVIANCAHPDYRDRLTDYFERAQRERPDAMHTPHLLGEALSWHRSYVETGHM from the coding sequence ATGACGGGGGACAGGATTCTTGACCGTAGGCTCGCTTGGCGAGTGGCGAGCGCGGCCGAGGCGGCCGAGCAGATCATGCCGGGGGAGACGGTCGGGTTCTCGGGCTTCACCGGAGCCGGCCACCCGAAGGCGGTGCCGGAGGCGTTGGCGCAGCGGATGTTGTCGGCACACGAGCGCGGCGAGGAGTTCCGGGTCCAGGCGTGGACCGGAGCCTCCACGGCACCGGGCCTCGACGGTGTGCTGGCCGGCGTCCACGGCGTCTCGAAGCGGCTGCCCTACAACGGCGACCCGCTGCTGAGGAAGCAGATCAACGCTGGTGAGGTCGAGTACGTCGACGTACACCTGTCCCACGTCGCCCAGCACAGCTGGTTCGGCTTCTACGGCGACCTCGACGTCGCCGTCGTCGAGGTCGCCGCGATCCTCCCCAACGGGCTCCTGGTCCCCACGTCGAGCGTCGGCAACAACAAGACCTGGCTGGAGAACGCCGACAAGGTGATCCTCGAGGTCAACAGCTGGCAGCCGCGCGGGTTCGAGGGCTTCCACGACATCTACTACGGCACCCGGCTGCCACCGCAACGAGCACCGATCCAGCTGACCACACCGATGCAGCGGATCGGCGACCCGTACCTCCGGGTCGATCCCGAGAAGGTGGTCGCCGTCGTCGAGACCGACCAGCCCGACCGCAACTCGCCCCTGCGCCCGATCGATGACGACAGCCGCGCGATGGCGGACCTCCTCGTCGACTTCCTCCGCCACGAGGTACGCAACGACCGGCTGCACCAGAGCCTGCTCCCGCTCCAGGCCGGCGTCGGCAACGTCGCCAACGCGGTCCTAGCCGGCCTCCAGGACGCAGAGTTCGAGCACCTGACCGCCTACACCGAGACGATTCAGGACGGCCTGCTCGACCTGCTCGACGCGGGCAAGCTGATCGGAGTCTCATCGACATCCTTCGGGCTCTCCGAGGCGGGCGCGCAGCGGTTCAACGACGACATCCATCACTACAAGGGGCGGATCCTGCTGCGGCCACAGGAGATCTCCAACCATCCAGAGATCATCCGCCGGCTGGGCCTGATCGCGGTCAACGGGATGGTCGAGGCCGACATCTACGGCAACGTGAACTCGACCCACGTCGCCGGCTCCTCGATCGTCAACGGCATCGGTGGCTCGGGCGACTTCGCCCGCAACGCCTATCTCAACTTCTTCGTGTCGCCCTCGACCGCCAAGAACGGCGCGATCTCGTCGATCGTGCCGTTCGTGAGCCACGTCGACCACACCGAGCACGACGTGCAGGTCGTGATCACCGAGCAGGGGCTGGCCGACCTGCGTGGTCTCTCGCCACGGGCGCGGGCACGGAAGGTCATCGCAAACTGTGCCCATCCCGACTACCGCGACCGGCTCACCGACTACTTCGAACGCGCCCAGCGGGAGCGTCCCGACGCGATGCACACGCCGCACCTGCTCGGCGAGGCGCTCTCCTGGCACCGCTCCTATGTGGAGACAGGGCACATGTGA